A single Microbacterium protaetiae DNA region contains:
- a CDS encoding PIN domain-containing protein, producing the protein MASSSADHALLLDTSAAIALIVRDHEGHAAVTERVRGSRLGLAGHAIFETFSVLTRLPPPLRLSPSSAHAVIARNFPDSHQLSPDGAEKLFALLAVSRITGGSVFDALVAAAAHEAGASLISRDRRAVRTYDVVGARVEVV; encoded by the coding sequence ATGGCCTCCAGCAGCGCTGATCACGCGCTCCTCCTCGACACCAGTGCCGCGATCGCCCTCATCGTGCGCGACCACGAAGGTCACGCAGCGGTGACCGAGCGCGTCAGGGGATCACGCCTCGGCCTGGCCGGTCACGCAATCTTCGAGACGTTCTCGGTTCTCACCCGGCTGCCGCCCCCGCTGCGGCTGTCACCGTCGAGCGCCCACGCGGTGATCGCCCGGAATTTTCCCGACAGCCACCAGCTCTCCCCCGACGGAGCCGAAAAACTGTTCGCGCTTCTGGCTGTCAGCAGGATCACCGGGGGATCGGTCTTCGACGCACTCGTCGCAGCCGCGGCACACGAGGCGGGCGCGTCGCTGATCAGCCGCGACCGCCGCGCCGTGCGCACCTATGACGTGGTCGGCGCCAGGGTGGAAGTCGTCTGA
- a CDS encoding acyltransferase encodes MTIADSATIQATADVDERAEIGENTRIWHLAQVREGARIGTGCNIGRGAYVGPDVVIGDSCKLQNYALVYEPARLGNGVFIGPAAVLTNDEFPRAANLDGSPKSTEDWTEVAVIVEDGASIGARAVCVAPVTIGAWALVAAGAVVTKDVPAHALVVGVPARRIGWVGRAGRPLTQDGDDWVCPDTGERYREDGETLTLVD; translated from the coding sequence ATGACCATCGCCGATTCGGCCACGATCCAAGCCACTGCAGACGTCGATGAGCGCGCCGAGATCGGCGAGAACACGCGGATCTGGCACCTGGCACAGGTACGCGAAGGCGCGCGAATCGGAACGGGATGCAACATCGGGCGCGGCGCGTACGTCGGGCCGGACGTCGTGATCGGCGATAGTTGCAAGCTGCAGAATTACGCACTCGTATATGAACCGGCCCGGCTCGGCAACGGCGTGTTCATCGGCCCGGCGGCCGTGCTCACCAACGACGAGTTTCCGCGCGCGGCGAACCTTGACGGGTCGCCCAAGTCGACCGAGGACTGGACTGAGGTGGCGGTGATCGTCGAAGACGGGGCATCCATCGGTGCTCGCGCCGTGTGCGTGGCGCCGGTGACGATCGGCGCTTGGGCCCTGGTGGCCGCCGGTGCCGTTGTGACGAAGGATGTTCCGGCTCACGCGCTGGTCGTGGGCGTGCCGGCACGGCGCATCGGATGGGTCGGGCGCGCAGGGCGACCGCTCACTCAAGACGGCGACGACTGGGTGTGCCCCGACACCGGCGAGCGCTACCGCGAAGACGGGGAGACGCTGACCCTCGTCGACTGA
- the lhgO gene encoding L-2-hydroxyglutarate oxidase produces the protein MSERVGIIGGGIVGVALARALAQRGDEVTVLEKEPRLAAHQTGHNSGVVHAGLYYAPGSLKATLCAAGRVRIREFCQQKGLPYREVGKLVVAVDENELGALAEIERRSRENGVPDLERIDDVARLREIEPHVAGVAAVHSPHTAVVDYASITEAMAQDVRAAEGTILLGSEVTAMRTEGEQVRVVTPVSEHVFDRVIVCAGLHSDVVARFVGADPSPKILPFRGEYWALRPSRVDLVRGMIYPVPDPRFPFLGVHFTRGVYDDVHVGPNAVPALAREGYSWLRWSAKDTWESLRWPGAWPLARQHWRMGADEISASLLKPRYFHKARRFVPELRMSDLQRTSSAGVRAQAWGRGGELLDDFAVDQVGRVTLVRNAPSPAATSSLAIADYLIEHYLSPPAR, from the coding sequence GTGAGCGAGCGCGTGGGGATCATCGGGGGCGGAATCGTCGGCGTGGCTTTGGCGCGCGCCCTCGCTCAGCGTGGCGATGAGGTCACCGTGCTCGAGAAGGAACCGCGGCTGGCCGCCCATCAGACGGGGCACAATTCCGGGGTGGTCCATGCCGGCCTCTACTACGCGCCGGGGTCGCTCAAGGCGACGCTGTGCGCCGCCGGACGCGTGCGCATCAGGGAGTTCTGCCAGCAGAAGGGCCTGCCCTATCGCGAGGTCGGCAAGCTCGTCGTCGCAGTCGACGAGAACGAACTCGGTGCGCTTGCCGAGATCGAACGCCGCTCGCGCGAGAACGGCGTGCCCGATTTGGAGCGCATCGACGATGTCGCCCGCCTGCGCGAGATCGAGCCGCACGTCGCCGGTGTCGCTGCGGTGCACTCGCCGCACACCGCGGTCGTCGACTATGCGTCGATCACCGAGGCGATGGCGCAAGACGTCCGCGCCGCCGAGGGGACGATCCTGCTGGGCAGCGAGGTGACGGCGATGCGCACCGAGGGTGAGCAGGTGCGGGTGGTCACTCCGGTCTCAGAGCACGTCTTCGACCGCGTCATCGTGTGCGCGGGGCTGCACTCCGATGTCGTGGCGCGGTTCGTCGGTGCCGATCCATCGCCCAAGATCCTGCCGTTCCGCGGCGAGTACTGGGCGCTGCGTCCCAGCCGTGTGGATCTCGTGCGCGGCATGATCTATCCGGTCCCCGACCCGCGCTTTCCCTTCCTGGGCGTGCACTTCACCCGCGGCGTCTACGACGACGTGCACGTCGGGCCCAACGCCGTGCCGGCTCTCGCCCGCGAGGGATACAGCTGGCTGCGCTGGTCGGCGAAGGACACCTGGGAGTCGCTCCGTTGGCCGGGCGCGTGGCCGCTCGCCCGGCAGCACTGGCGCATGGGCGCCGACGAGATCAGCGCCTCGCTGCTCAAGCCGCGGTACTTTCACAAAGCGCGCAGGTTCGTGCCAGAACTGCGGATGTCGGATCTCCAACGCACCTCGTCGGCCGGCGTGCGCGCCCAGGCGTGGGGCCGTGGCGGCGAGCTGCTCGACGATTTCGCGGTGGATCAGGTCGGGCGCGTCACCCTCGTGCGCAACGCGCCGTCGCCGGCGGCGACCAGCTCACTGGCGATCGCCGACTACCTGATCGAGCACTACCTGAGCCCACCCGCTCGTTGA
- a CDS encoding GMC oxidoreductase, with product MTALSATDQTDNDCIVVGAGPVGLAFAMEAAEAGSRVLLVDAGDRDSAKNPVAPFPGQRTELADPARHAPLELTTRRGLGGTSRLWGGRCVAFEPIDFEKRDYVPGSEWPISIGDVTPWYEPAARLLDCGAAVFRSDAADWPGLGEFEMSNLERWARQPRLAPGLGARVLAHPRVTALFDARLVDLDLGADGSIASLVVEHDGVRLRLHAGDYVLAMGGLEITRFLLDVQQRHPDSFGGTDGALGRNYMGHATGSIADIVLDDPARAADLDFVRDEHDTYIRRRFTLTEEAQRRHRVLNTSFYLDNPPFYEYEHRNATLSAVFLGLAIPPVGRSILAEGIRLRHVGPRPYHVGKHIANIVRRPFRAAADVFDIIRRRYLSHVRKPGFILRNDGGRYAIHYHAEQLPNPDSRLTMRTESDGTAVLDVDYRYLEADIDSLLRCHELLDAELRAAGLGRIEYLADDAEGVRAMAWEQATDGFHSIGTTRMSENPAEGVVDRDLRVHGTRNLFLASSSVFPTSAEANPTFFAAVLAVRLAHHLAETRAAQTQRADETAG from the coding sequence ATGACTGCTCTTTCTGCAACGGATCAGACCGACAACGACTGCATCGTGGTGGGAGCGGGGCCGGTCGGTCTCGCCTTCGCGATGGAGGCGGCCGAGGCCGGCAGCAGGGTGCTGCTGGTGGATGCCGGTGACCGCGATTCGGCGAAGAACCCGGTCGCCCCCTTCCCGGGGCAGCGCACCGAGCTGGCCGACCCGGCGCGGCACGCGCCGCTCGAGCTGACCACGCGCCGCGGGCTCGGCGGAACCTCGCGGTTGTGGGGCGGGCGCTGCGTGGCCTTCGAACCCATCGACTTCGAGAAGCGCGATTATGTGCCCGGCAGCGAATGGCCGATCTCGATCGGCGATGTCACGCCGTGGTACGAGCCGGCCGCACGCCTCCTCGACTGTGGCGCCGCGGTTTTCCGGTCGGATGCCGCAGACTGGCCGGGGCTCGGCGAGTTCGAGATGTCGAACCTCGAGCGGTGGGCCCGGCAACCGCGTCTGGCGCCGGGTCTGGGCGCGCGCGTGCTCGCGCATCCGCGGGTGACGGCGTTGTTCGACGCCCGGCTGGTGGATCTGGATCTGGGCGCCGACGGGTCGATAGCGTCGCTGGTGGTCGAGCACGACGGCGTGCGGCTGCGACTGCACGCCGGCGACTACGTGCTGGCCATGGGCGGGCTGGAGATCACCCGATTCCTGCTCGACGTGCAGCAGCGGCATCCCGATTCCTTCGGCGGCACCGACGGGGCGCTCGGCCGCAACTACATGGGCCACGCGACCGGCAGCATCGCCGACATCGTGCTCGACGACCCGGCGCGGGCGGCCGACCTCGACTTCGTGCGCGACGAGCACGACACCTATATCCGCCGCCGGTTCACCCTCACCGAAGAAGCGCAGCGCCGGCACCGAGTGCTCAACACGAGCTTCTATCTCGACAATCCGCCGTTCTACGAATACGAGCACCGCAACGCGACGCTGTCGGCGGTCTTTCTCGGGCTCGCGATCCCGCCGGTGGGCCGCAGCATCCTGGCCGAAGGCATCCGGCTGCGGCATGTCGGACCCCGCCCGTACCATGTGGGAAAACACATCGCGAACATCGTGCGCCGCCCGTTCCGGGCCGCCGCCGACGTCTTCGACATCATCCGGCGTCGCTACCTCTCGCACGTGCGCAAGCCCGGATTCATCCTGCGCAACGACGGCGGACGCTACGCGATCCACTACCACGCCGAGCAGCTGCCCAACCCCGACAGCCGGCTCACGATGCGCACCGAATCCGACGGCACGGCGGTGCTCGATGTCGACTACCGCTACCTCGAAGCCGACATCGATTCGCTGCTGCGCTGCCATGAGCTGCTCGACGCCGAACTGCGCGCGGCCGGGCTCGGGCGCATCGAGTACCTCGCCGACGACGCCGAGGGCGTGCGGGCGATGGCATGGGAGCAGGCCACCGACGGCTTCCACAGCATCGGCACGACCCGAATGAGCGAGAACCCCGCCGAGGGCGTGGTCGACCGCGACCTGCGCGTGCACGGCACGCGCAACCTGTTCCTCGCCTCCAGCAGCGTCTTTCCGACCTCGGCCGAAGCGAACCCGACGTTCTTCGCCGCAGTGCTCGCGGTGCGCCTCGCGCACCATCTGGCTGAGACCCGTGCCGCGCAGACGCAAAGGGCCGACGAGACCGCCGGGTGA
- a CDS encoding glycosyltransferase: protein MQLSIIVPTYNEAPNVAELVRRVADAVRGMDAEVIFVDDSTDATPDVIAEVAASSTLPVRLIHRDEAVGGLGGAVVEGMKAAACDICIVMDGDLQHPPEEIPALFGRFGVEDADVVVASRYMERGSAKGLADRTRVWVSKLSTLLTRAMFPIRLRGISDPMTGFFLVDRTRIDLAGLRPRGFKILLEILARKSLRVVEIPFQFADRFAGESKASVRQGINFLVQLTGLRFGKMSLFAAIGALGAVLNLVIMWALIQLGMNYIPAAIIGAEVTIIGNFVLQERFVFQDMTGEASGVWSRFAKSFTFNNVEAIVRIPVIALLVNTWHISSVIAAGITLAVAFVVRFMFHSLIVYAPRPAASRSAASRSVAREIVDELDTQAMSPGEL from the coding sequence ATGCAGCTGTCCATCATCGTTCCGACATACAACGAGGCGCCCAATGTGGCCGAACTCGTTCGTCGGGTGGCCGATGCGGTACGCGGAATGGACGCCGAGGTCATTTTCGTCGACGACAGCACGGATGCCACGCCCGACGTGATCGCCGAGGTCGCGGCATCCAGCACCCTGCCGGTGCGCCTGATCCATCGCGACGAGGCCGTCGGCGGTCTGGGTGGCGCTGTCGTGGAGGGGATGAAGGCCGCGGCCTGCGATATCTGCATCGTCATGGACGGCGACCTGCAGCATCCGCCCGAAGAGATCCCCGCCCTGTTCGGACGCTTCGGGGTTGAAGACGCTGATGTGGTCGTGGCATCCCGTTACATGGAGCGCGGGTCGGCGAAGGGCCTGGCCGACCGCACCCGGGTGTGGGTCTCGAAGCTGTCGACCCTGCTCACCCGGGCGATGTTCCCGATTCGATTGCGCGGGATCTCTGACCCGATGACCGGGTTCTTCCTCGTCGACCGCACGCGCATCGACCTCGCGGGGCTGCGTCCGCGTGGGTTCAAGATCCTGCTCGAGATTCTCGCGCGCAAGAGCCTGCGCGTGGTCGAGATCCCGTTCCAGTTCGCCGATCGGTTCGCCGGTGAATCGAAGGCCTCGGTGCGCCAGGGCATCAATTTCCTCGTACAGCTGACCGGGCTGCGGTTCGGCAAGATGTCACTGTTTGCCGCGATCGGCGCGCTGGGCGCCGTGCTGAACCTCGTGATCATGTGGGCGCTGATCCAGCTGGGCATGAACTACATTCCGGCTGCCATCATCGGTGCCGAGGTCACGATCATCGGCAACTTCGTGCTGCAGGAGCGCTTCGTCTTTCAAGACATGACCGGTGAGGCATCCGGTGTCTGGTCACGGTTCGCGAAGTCGTTCACCTTCAACAACGTCGAGGCCATCGTGCGCATCCCGGTGATAGCGCTGCTGGTGAACACGTGGCACATCTCGAGCGTGATCGCGGCGGGAATCACCCTCGCGGTGGCGTTCGTGGTGCGGTTCATGTTCCACTCGCTGATCGTCTACGCGCCGCGCCCGGCGGCGTCGCGCTCGGCGGCGTCGCGCTCGGTCGCTCGCGAAATCGTCGACGAGCTCGACACCCAGGCCATGTCGCCGGGGGAGCTCTAG
- a CDS encoding integrase catalytic domain-containing protein: MSAKLARVEGKIAMAARRQVTNKLRTAYQRASKRDRGRILDEVMATTGMGRSTARRMLTGPALPDPAEQIDRRRLRPKGFSDESRLLLEHVWALMGCPCGKYMVVMLPIWLPLLRAAGDLDKPFASTATLAELEAMSPATIDRYLTPARERMQLRGMATTTPPPAVLRNSISLSKAGDKPPTEPGVIEADTVAHCGPTLIGEFCRTLTMTDMVTGWTENTSIRNNASKWIVQAVGELQGMFPFPLRVFDSDNGSEFINHDVANWLQERDIAQTRSRPYRKNDQATVESKNNHVVRKHAFYWRYDTPEELAALGELWRLVSLRLNFFTPTKKPTGYATTAGGRRKRLYDTPKTPWQRVLDSGVLTTTQAAATAGRIAGVNPADLTRQINHIQLRLIELAKEKTEALATARGLDLASLEPSIRRLQTTK, translated from the coding sequence TTGAGCGCGAAGCTTGCCCGTGTGGAAGGCAAGATTGCTATGGCCGCGAGGCGTCAGGTCACGAACAAGCTGCGTACTGCGTATCAGAGGGCGTCCAAACGGGATCGGGGGCGGATTCTGGATGAGGTGATGGCTACGACCGGGATGGGCAGGTCCACGGCCCGGCGGATGCTGACTGGCCCGGCGCTGCCCGACCCGGCCGAGCAGATCGATCGGCGCCGGCTGCGGCCGAAGGGGTTCAGCGACGAATCGAGGCTGCTGCTGGAGCATGTGTGGGCTTTGATGGGCTGCCCGTGCGGGAAATACATGGTCGTGATGCTGCCGATCTGGCTGCCGCTGCTTCGGGCGGCCGGCGACCTTGACAAGCCGTTCGCGAGCACCGCGACTCTCGCAGAGCTTGAGGCGATGAGCCCGGCCACCATCGACCGGTACCTGACCCCGGCGCGGGAGCGGATGCAGCTGCGGGGCATGGCCACCACGACCCCGCCTCCAGCCGTGCTGCGCAACTCGATCAGTCTGTCCAAGGCCGGCGACAAGCCGCCGACTGAACCGGGCGTGATCGAGGCGGACACGGTCGCGCACTGCGGCCCGACCCTTATCGGCGAGTTCTGTCGGACGTTGACGATGACCGACATGGTCACCGGGTGGACCGAGAACACGTCGATCCGCAACAACGCGTCCAAATGGATCGTGCAGGCCGTCGGTGAGCTGCAGGGCATGTTCCCGTTCCCGCTGCGCGTGTTCGATTCCGACAACGGGTCCGAGTTCATCAACCACGATGTTGCTAACTGGCTGCAGGAGCGAGACATCGCGCAGACCCGCTCGCGCCCGTACCGGAAGAACGACCAGGCCACCGTCGAATCCAAGAACAACCACGTCGTCCGCAAGCACGCGTTCTACTGGCGCTATGACACTCCCGAAGAGCTGGCCGCGCTGGGCGAGTTATGGCGACTCGTGTCGCTGCGGTTGAATTTCTTCACCCCGACGAAGAAACCCACCGGGTACGCCACTACCGCCGGTGGACGCCGTAAACGGCTCTACGACACACCGAAGACGCCATGGCAGCGCGTACTGGATTCCGGGGTCCTCACCACGACGCAGGCCGCGGCTACCGCCGGCCGGATCGCAGGCGTCAACCCCGCAGACCTGACCCGGCAGATCAACCACATCCAGCTGAGACTGATCGAACTCGCCAAAGAGAAGACAGAGGCCCTCGCCACCGCACGCGGCCTGGACCTGGCATCCTTGGAACCGTCGATCCGTCGACTGCAAACAACAAAATGA
- a CDS encoding AbrB/MazE/SpoVT family DNA-binding domain-containing protein codes for MHTTIDRAGRIVIPKELRDAIGLTVGPVDVHVVGNAIQIEIPDADAPLEQDEDGLWTIGTSGTAITDDDVRELRHGLQQR; via the coding sequence ATGCACACTACCATCGATCGAGCGGGCCGCATCGTCATCCCGAAAGAGCTGCGTGATGCGATCGGGCTCACGGTGGGGCCGGTCGATGTCCACGTCGTCGGGAACGCGATCCAGATCGAGATACCCGACGCAGACGCGCCCCTTGAACAGGACGAAGACGGTCTCTGGACGATCGGAACCAGCGGAACAGCGATCACCGACGACGACGTGCGCGAGCTGCGACATGGCCTCCAGCAGCGCTGA